One genomic region from Candidatus Zixiibacteriota bacterium encodes:
- a CDS encoding vitamin B12-dependent ribonucleotide reductase, whose protein sequence is MEDDKDYQLSENSIKVLERRYLKKDDQGRVVETPEELFRRVAKAIAEPDKKFGATPEQVQEIEDKFYNLMYRLEFMPNSPTLMNAGRPLGQLSACFVLPVDDSMESIFDAVKHTALIHKSGGGTGFSFSRLRPRHAMVASTSGVASGPISFMRVINSATEAVKQGGTRRGANMGILRVDHPDILEFISCKDDLSELTNFNISVAITDAFMRAVEAGGKYELIDPRTGSVYAKEGKPVYLDAREVFNKIIEHAHRTGEPGLMYLDRMNEGNPVTRVALYESTNPCGEQPLLPYESCNLGSLNLSKMVRAVVDFNSPHALSRYEIDWEKLDRTVRLCVHFLDNVIEANKYPLPEIDFNTKENRKIGLGLMGWADMLIMLGIPYSSQQALDLAERLMSRVQNVSHDESQRLAETRGVFPNWEKSFFYRDGQGPRMRNSTVTTIAPTGTISIIAGCSSGIEPIFAVSYVRTVMDKTRLIEVNPLFEAVARSRGFYSPELMERIAQTNSIASFSEIPDDVKRVFVTAHDVSPEWHVRMQAAFQKYTDNAVSKTINLPKDATPEDVRTAYLLAYKLGCKGITIYRDGSRADQVLSTGHTQTAGKTTSVPVATTIQDRPEVLQGVTQKIKTGYGNLYITVNMYEGKPFEVFAQIGKSGYSTMADTEAICRLISLAFRSGIPVERVVEQLRGIGGGQPVFGSGGLISSIPDAIAQVLHKLFGNGAKLEKEKDLTEEFCPDCASRIEHEGGCLVCHACGYSKC, encoded by the coding sequence ATGGAAGATGACAAAGATTACCAGCTGAGCGAAAATTCCATCAAAGTTCTTGAACGGCGCTATCTCAAGAAAGATGACCAGGGACGTGTGGTGGAGACTCCCGAAGAGCTCTTCCGCCGCGTGGCAAAAGCCATCGCCGAGCCGGATAAGAAATTCGGCGCCACTCCGGAACAGGTGCAGGAGATTGAAGATAAGTTTTACAACTTGATGTATCGTCTCGAATTCATGCCGAATTCGCCGACCCTTATGAACGCCGGTCGCCCGCTCGGGCAACTCTCCGCCTGTTTTGTTTTGCCGGTCGATGATTCGATGGAATCTATCTTTGACGCCGTCAAGCATACCGCCCTGATTCACAAGTCGGGGGGAGGCACCGGATTTTCCTTTTCCCGCCTTCGTCCCCGGCATGCCATGGTCGCCTCCACTTCCGGAGTTGCTTCCGGTCCCATCTCTTTTATGCGGGTTATCAACTCCGCCACCGAGGCGGTGAAACAGGGGGGAACCCGCCGGGGTGCCAATATGGGTATCCTCCGCGTCGACCACCCGGATATTCTTGAATTCATCTCTTGCAAGGACGACCTGTCGGAACTGACCAATTTCAATATTTCTGTCGCCATTACCGACGCCTTCATGCGCGCCGTGGAAGCGGGCGGCAAATATGAACTGATTGACCCCCGTACCGGGTCCGTTTACGCCAAAGAGGGCAAGCCGGTCTATCTCGACGCCCGCGAAGTTTTCAACAAGATTATCGAGCATGCCCATCGCACCGGCGAACCGGGATTGATGTATCTCGACCGGATGAACGAAGGAAATCCGGTCACCCGGGTGGCTCTCTACGAGTCAACCAATCCCTGTGGCGAGCAGCCGCTCCTTCCATACGAAAGCTGCAACCTCGGTTCTTTGAATCTGAGCAAAATGGTCCGCGCGGTGGTTGATTTCAATTCGCCTCACGCCCTTTCTCGCTATGAAATCGACTGGGAGAAACTTGACCGCACGGTGCGCCTCTGCGTCCATTTCCTTGACAATGTTATCGAAGCCAACAAATACCCCCTTCCCGAAATCGATTTCAACACCAAAGAAAATCGCAAAATCGGTCTCGGTCTGATGGGCTGGGCCGATATGCTAATCATGCTCGGCATCCCCTACAGCTCCCAGCAGGCGCTTGACCTTGCCGAACGGCTGATGTCCCGCGTCCAGAATGTCAGTCATGATGAATCGCAACGGCTCGCCGAGACCCGCGGCGTTTTTCCCAACTGGGAGAAATCGTTCTTTTACCGCGACGGACAGGGTCCGCGGATGCGCAATTCCACCGTCACGACTATTGCCCCCACCGGCACTATTTCAATTATTGCCGGATGCTCCTCCGGTATCGAACCGATCTTTGCCGTCTCCTATGTCAGGACCGTGATGGACAAGACCCGCCTCATCGAAGTCAATCCTCTCTTTGAAGCGGTCGCCCGTTCCCGCGGATTCTATTCGCCGGAATTGATGGAGCGAATTGCCCAGACTAACTCAATTGCCTCGTTCAGTGAAATCCCCGATGACGTCAAGCGCGTTTTTGTCACCGCTCACGATGTCTCTCCGGAATGGCATGTCCGAATGCAGGCCGCCTTCCAGAAATATACCGATAACGCCGTTTCCAAGACTATCAATCTCCCCAAGGATGCCACCCCGGAAGATGTCCGCACCGCTTATCTGCTGGCTTACAAACTCGGCTGTAAAGGAATCACGATTTATCGTGACGGCAGCCGGGCCGACCAGGTTCTTTCTACCGGTCATACCCAGACCGCCGGCAAAACGACATCAGTACCGGTGGCGACTACCATTCAGGACCGCCCCGAAGTTCTTCAGGGGGTCACCCAGAAAATCAAAACCGGTTATGGAAATCTTTATATCACCGTCAATATGTACGAAGGGAAACCTTTTGAGGTTTTCGCCCAGATTGGGAAATCCGGTTATTCTACCATGGCCGATACCGAGGCTATCTGCCGCCTGATTTCGCTCGCCTTTCGTTCCGGAATACCGGTGGAGAGAGTCGTGGAGCAACTGCGCGGTATTGGCGGTGGCCAGCCGGTCTTCGGAAGCGGCGGATTAATCTCATCCATCCCGGACGCTATCGCTCAGGTCTTGCATAAACTTTTTGGCAACGGCGCCAAACTGGAAAAAGAAAAAGACCTCACCGAAGAGTTCTGCCCCGATTGCGCCTCCCGTATCGAGCATGAGGGGGGATGTCTCGTCTGCCACGCCTGTGGTTATTCAAAATGCTGA
- the acpS gene encoding holo-ACP synthase gives MIYSLGIDIIQTDRVKKALETWGGKFADKILGEEEMEIFSAKFNKVQFLAGRFAAKEAVIKCLGAFFDERVSFRQIQILNDLYGKPYVHLDDPIRERILDKEVKISITHERQMAAAVAIITGD, from the coding sequence ATGATTTATTCGCTGGGCATCGATATTATTCAAACCGACCGGGTAAAGAAGGCTCTTGAAACCTGGGGCGGAAAATTCGCCGACAAAATTCTGGGCGAGGAAGAGATGGAAATATTTTCCGCCAAATTTAACAAGGTGCAATTTCTTGCGGGACGATTCGCCGCCAAAGAGGCCGTCATCAAATGCCTCGGCGCCTTCTTTGATGAGCGGGTCTCCTTCAGACAGATTCAGATTCTCAATGACCTCTACGGAAAACCGTATGTGCATCTCGATGACCCGATTCGGGAGCGAATACTGGACAAAGAAGTCAAGATATCCATCACGCACGAACGTCAAATGGCTGCCGCCGTCGCCATCATCACAGGAGACTGA
- the pyrE gene encoding orotate phosphoribosyltransferase, whose protein sequence is MDENKVLEIFKESDALLEGHFKLTSGKHSDIYYEKFMILKRPRLCEKVCAALAQKFAKDNVELVVGPTTGGVIIAYEVARCLGVDAIYAEPAEAGKGRIFKRGFHIDEGTRVLIVDDVLTTGTSIVEVINLVGSYKANIVGIGLFLDRSGGKIKFDYPLEPLATVAANAWEPEVCPLCKKGIPLTQRGSRKFQKA, encoded by the coding sequence ATGGACGAAAATAAAGTTCTTGAAATTTTCAAAGAGTCTGATGCCCTGCTGGAGGGTCATTTCAAACTGACTTCCGGCAAGCATAGCGATATCTACTACGAAAAATTCATGATTCTCAAACGCCCCCGTCTGTGCGAAAAAGTCTGTGCCGCCCTGGCGCAGAAATTTGCCAAGGACAATGTCGAACTGGTGGTCGGTCCCACTACCGGCGGCGTCATTATCGCTTATGAAGTCGCCCGATGTCTCGGGGTTGATGCCATCTACGCCGAGCCGGCCGAAGCGGGGAAAGGGCGGATTTTCAAACGGGGATTCCATATTGATGAAGGGACGCGCGTTTTAATTGTCGATGACGTCCTCACCACCGGAACCTCTATCGTTGAAGTCATTAATCTTGTCGGTTCCTATAAGGCGAACATAGTCGGGATTGGACTTTTTCTTGACCGCTCCGGCGGCAAGATAAAATTCGATTACCCTCTGGAACCTCTCGCCACCGTCGCCGCCAACGCCTGGGAACCGGAGGTCTGTCCTCTCTGCAAGAAAGGAATCCCGCTTACCCAACGGGGGAGCCGGAAATTCCAGAAGGCGTAG
- the rfaE2 gene encoding D-glycero-beta-D-manno-heptose 1-phosphate adenylyltransferase has protein sequence MIIPRTKLKSILAALRRSGKRIVFTNGVFDILHYGHVDYLTKAKRLGDILIVGLNTDSSVRKFKGKNRPIQNEKDRARILDALKPVDYVVLFSEETPERLIRMIRPDILVKGADYKVSEIVGAEFVKSYGGKVKRIALQRGRSTSKIIYRM, from the coding sequence ATGATAATCCCAAGAACAAAACTAAAATCAATTCTGGCTGCCCTCCGCCGGTCCGGCAAGAGAATTGTCTTCACCAACGGCGTCTTTGATATTCTGCATTACGGACATGTCGATTACCTCACCAAGGCGAAACGGCTCGGCGATATTCTGATTGTTGGACTTAACACCGATTCCTCGGTGCGGAAATTCAAGGGGAAGAACCGTCCGATTCAAAACGAGAAAGACCGGGCGCGGATACTGGATGCCCTCAAGCCAGTCGATTATGTGGTGCTTTTCTCCGAAGAAACACCGGAGCGGCTGATAAGAATGATTCGACCTGACATTCTGGTGAAGGGGGCGGACTATAAGGTTTCCGAAATTGTCGGGGCGGAGTTTGTGAAATCATACGGCGGGAAAGTTAAGCGGATTGCACTTCAGAGGGGGCGGTCAACGAGTAAGATAATCTACAGAATGTAG
- the rfaE1 gene encoding D-glycero-beta-D-manno-heptose-7-phosphate kinase, with protein MPIKIDRIDKITGNIGKARILILGDIMLDEYLHGVVSRISPEAPVPVVEINNEQLRLGGAANVANNIRALGDEPILVGVIGEDDAAIKLSQLLKERDISREYLIDNGERRTTIKTRIIAHSQQVVRADREDTFEISSDTERQILNRVQAVAEKIAAVIISDYGKGVITASLLEKLIPFCRERNIFVAVDPKETHFFNYKNVSVITPNHHEAGFAAGRRIKTDDDLQTVAQALLDKLKADSLLITRGEKGMSLFQSSGEADHFPTVAKKVFDVTGAGDTVISAFVSAVAAGASLKEAAVISNCAAGIVVGELGTATVALPKLVDELKRNFANGG; from the coding sequence ATGCCAATTAAGATTGACCGAATTGATAAAATAACCGGTAATATCGGAAAAGCAAGGATATTAATTCTCGGCGATATCATGCTCGATGAATATCTTCACGGCGTGGTCAGCCGGATTTCACCCGAAGCCCCGGTTCCGGTGGTTGAAATCAACAATGAGCAGCTGCGTCTCGGCGGCGCCGCCAATGTCGCCAATAATATTCGCGCCCTCGGCGATGAGCCGATTCTGGTTGGCGTAATCGGCGAAGATGATGCCGCCATTAAGCTCTCGCAACTTCTTAAAGAGCGAGATATCTCGCGGGAGTATTTAATCGACAATGGCGAGCGGCGCACCACTATCAAGACACGAATCATCGCTCATTCGCAGCAGGTAGTTCGCGCCGACCGGGAGGATACTTTTGAAATTTCCAGCGACACCGAGAGGCAGATACTGAATCGGGTGCAGGCGGTCGCGGAAAAAATCGCGGCAGTGATAATCTCCGACTACGGCAAAGGGGTGATTACGGCGTCGCTTCTGGAGAAGTTGATACCGTTCTGCCGCGAAAGAAATATTTTTGTCGCCGTTGACCCGAAAGAGACGCATTTCTTCAATTACAAGAATGTTTCGGTCATCACGCCGAATCATCACGAAGCCGGATTCGCCGCCGGGAGAAGAATCAAGACTGATGATGACCTGCAGACGGTAGCACAGGCGTTGCTGGATAAGCTGAAAGCCGATTCTCTGCTGATTACCCGCGGGGAGAAAGGGATGTCGCTGTTCCAATCGTCCGGGGAGGCGGACCATTTCCCGACCGTGGCGAAAAAGGTTTTTGATGTCACCGGCGCCGGCGACACGGTGATTTCGGCCTTTGTTTCGGCGGTGGCGGCGGGAGCGAGCCTGAAAGAAGCGGCTGTGATATCGAACTGCGCCGCCGGCATTGTGGTAGGGGAACTGGGGACGGCGACGGTGGCGCTTCCGAAACTGGTGGATGAACTGAAGCGGAATTTTGCGAATGGAGGATGA
- a CDS encoding DUF3467 domain-containing protein has product MEIKPQQVNIEIGEKEAEGIYANLVLVAHSATEIIMDFARIMPGAPKTRVQARIIMTPTHAKLLQKTLDENLKKFEKQFGEIKIHGIPEVHPKNIGFGPASNSEEK; this is encoded by the coding sequence ATGGAGATAAAACCGCAACAGGTAAATATTGAAATCGGCGAAAAAGAGGCCGAAGGGATTTATGCCAACCTGGTCCTGGTGGCGCATTCCGCAACCGAGATAATTATGGATTTCGCCCGAATTATGCCCGGCGCGCCCAAAACCCGGGTGCAGGCGCGTATAATCATGACCCCCACACACGCGAAACTTCTGCAGAAAACTCTCGATGAGAACCTGAAAAAATTCGAGAAGCAATTCGGCGAAATTAAGATACACGGCATTCCGGAAGTACATCCAAAAAACATCGGTTTCGGACCGGCCAGCAACAGCGAGGAGAAATAA
- a CDS encoding 1,4-alpha-glucan branching protein domain-containing protein — protein MPQGYFAFVLHTHLPYVLAHGRWPHGMDWLSEAAAETYLPLIRIINELVQEGYKPKLTIDISPVLTEQLADDSFKTEFETYLVQKIDAAGKDAAEFFKYSQPNMLENAHFWEKFYKDTLEQFNSINRDIIGQLRRLQERGFLEIMTCGATHGYFPLLSRDETVQAQVKLAVKNYEKHFGRRPRGIWLPECAYRPRYKWAPPVPIDGSQEAYQRKGVDEFLSENGIDFFIVDSALLKGGKSIGVYLDRFEALKRLWGQFEAQYRPREEQKDKTPREVYLVSSSPEGKKPTSIFTRDPETGLLVWSGEHGYPGDGNYLDFHKKRFPGGHRYWAVTSSKSDLADKVEYFRKTALARIGENSEHFVGKIHDIVTGYYEQSHRAGILTAPYDAELFGHWWFEGPLFLKEVLRKICLDPEVDLTFLAEHLDRVQPTEVISIPEGSWGEGGNHYIWLNAENEWTWKHIYEAEKKLCALARHYEANKSTISDELTELIKQLARELMLMAASDWQFLISTWSARDYAELRLSEHWSIFKRLAEMADRMIAGESPSLGDWEFYSDCKKRDALFPEIELEWFARVEYPA, from the coding sequence ATGCCGCAAGGATATTTCGCTTTCGTCTTGCATACTCATCTCCCTTATGTGCTTGCCCATGGCCGTTGGCCGCACGGGATGGACTGGCTGTCCGAAGCGGCTGCGGAAACTTATCTGCCGCTAATTCGAATTATCAATGAACTGGTTCAGGAGGGATATAAACCGAAACTGACGATAGATATTTCACCGGTGCTGACCGAGCAGTTAGCCGATGATTCCTTCAAGACCGAGTTTGAGACTTATCTGGTTCAGAAAATCGACGCCGCCGGAAAAGATGCCGCGGAATTCTTCAAATATTCCCAGCCGAATATGCTGGAGAACGCCCATTTCTGGGAAAAATTCTATAAAGACACCCTGGAACAGTTCAATTCCATCAATCGCGATATTATCGGTCAGCTGAGACGATTGCAGGAGCGGGGATTTTTGGAGATAATGACCTGCGGCGCGACCCATGGCTATTTCCCTCTTCTCTCGCGCGATGAAACCGTGCAGGCGCAGGTGAAACTGGCGGTGAAGAACTATGAAAAGCATTTCGGGCGAAGACCGCGCGGGATATGGCTGCCCGAGTGCGCCTATCGTCCCCGCTACAAATGGGCGCCGCCGGTGCCGATTGACGGCTCCCAGGAGGCATACCAGCGAAAAGGTGTGGATGAATTCCTCTCCGAGAACGGGATTGATTTCTTCATTGTCGATTCAGCGTTGCTGAAAGGGGGAAAATCGATTGGTGTCTACCTTGACCGGTTCGAGGCGTTAAAACGTCTCTGGGGACAATTCGAAGCCCAATATCGCCCGCGCGAAGAGCAGAAAGATAAAACCCCCCGCGAGGTCTATCTGGTCAGCTCCTCACCCGAAGGAAAAAAGCCGACTTCGATTTTCACCCGCGACCCGGAGACAGGGCTTCTGGTCTGGTCCGGCGAACATGGATATCCCGGCGATGGAAATTATCTCGATTTCCATAAGAAACGTTTTCCGGGAGGGCATCGTTACTGGGCGGTAACCTCATCGAAGTCCGACTTAGCCGACAAGGTGGAGTATTTTCGCAAGACTGCCCTGGCCCGCATTGGGGAGAATTCGGAACATTTTGTCGGAAAGATTCATGATATCGTTACCGGATATTACGAACAGTCGCATCGGGCGGGGATTTTGACAGCGCCATATGATGCCGAACTTTTCGGGCACTGGTGGTTCGAAGGTCCGCTGTTTTTGAAGGAAGTGCTTCGGAAAATCTGCCTTGACCCCGAAGTAGATTTGACCTTTCTGGCGGAACATCTCGATAGAGTGCAGCCGACCGAAGTAATTTCAATACCGGAGGGAAGCTGGGGCGAAGGGGGGAACCATTATATCTGGCTCAACGCTGAGAATGAATGGACCTGGAAACATATCTATGAGGCGGAGAAAAAACTCTGCGCCCTGGCGCGCCATTATGAGGCAAATAAAAGCACGATTTCGGATGAATTGACCGAACTTATCAAGCAGCTGGCGCGGGAGTTGATGCTGATGGCCGCTTCCGACTGGCAGTTCCTGATTTCAACCTGGTCAGCCCGCGATTATGCCGAACTGCGGTTGTCGGAACATTGGTCGATATTCAAGCGCCTCGCAGAGATGGCCGACAGGATGATTGCCGGGGAGAGTCCGTCCCTCGGCGATTGGGAGTTCTACTCCGACTGCAAGAAACGGGACGCCCTCTTTCCGGAAATCGAACTGGAGTGGTTCGCGCGGGTAGAATACCCGGCTTAA
- a CDS encoding zinc ribbon domain-containing protein gives MPKYIYDADFTAVKLLKSKEKSKCPYCMEEIAPGAIVCKHCHTILKKPEKKKSRPWWVGNYMLGIYTGIAFMGLMIYLYQRIFG, from the coding sequence TTGCCAAAATATATTTATGATGCCGATTTTACTGCCGTGAAACTGCTTAAGTCAAAAGAAAAAAGCAAATGCCCTTATTGTATGGAAGAGATTGCGCCGGGGGCGATAGTCTGCAAGCACTGCCATACCATTCTAAAAAAGCCGGAGAAGAAAAAGTCGCGACCCTGGTGGGTTGGAAATTATATGCTCGGCATTTACACCGGCATCGCTTTCATGGGGCTAATGATCTATCTTTATCAGCGGATATTCGGCTGA